In Pseudomonas sp. Leaf58, one DNA window encodes the following:
- a CDS encoding SOS response-associated peptidase, with the protein MCGRLSQYRGIREFVETLSLPEAWNNNVGDQPLGRYNVAPTTPVAVLSVDEAGPRADLVRWGWRPHWATDRAAPINARVEKVAHGPFFRAIWPHRAITPIDGWYEWVDEGGPKKQPYYIRRRDGRPALCASIGQFAGNPHDGFVIITADAQGGMVDVHDRRPVVLSPELACEWIAAGITSEYAEQLLLNLGEPADAFEWYRVSAAVGNVRNQGAELVEALQ; encoded by the coding sequence ATGTGCGGCAGGTTGAGCCAATACCGGGGTATACGCGAGTTCGTTGAAACCCTGAGCTTGCCCGAGGCCTGGAACAACAATGTCGGCGACCAACCGTTAGGCCGATACAACGTCGCGCCAACCACGCCAGTAGCGGTGCTTAGCGTGGATGAGGCAGGCCCGCGGGCGGACCTGGTGCGGTGGGGGTGGCGACCACATTGGGCGACCGACCGTGCGGCACCGATCAACGCCAGGGTCGAAAAAGTTGCGCACGGCCCCTTCTTCCGAGCGATCTGGCCGCACCGCGCGATAACGCCCATTGACGGTTGGTACGAATGGGTCGATGAAGGCGGGCCTAAAAAACAGCCTTATTACATTCGCCGACGTGACGGGCGCCCTGCCCTGTGCGCATCGATTGGCCAGTTCGCCGGTAACCCGCACGACGGCTTCGTGATCATCACGGCTGACGCCCAAGGCGGCATGGTCGATGTGCACGACCGTCGGCCTGTCGTGCTATCGCCAGAACTGGCCTGTGAGTGGATCGCGGCTGGGATAACGAGCGAGTATGCCGAGCAACTGCTGCTCAACTTGGGTGAGCCAGCAGACGCCTTTGAATGGTACCGGGTGAGCGCGGCCGTGGGGAATGTGCGCAACCAAGGCGCCGAACTGGTGGAAGCGCTTCAGTGA
- a CDS encoding DMT family transporter, whose amino-acid sequence MEKSTSGWINGFIGVAIFAGSLPATRVAVAAFEPTFLTCARATIAAILGALFLIVLRQPPPKRGDLSSLAVTALGVVIGFPLLTALALQHVTSAHSIVFVGLLPLCTAGFAVLRGGERPRPLFWLFSLTGAGLVVGYALMSGAEASAVGDLLMMAAVVVCGLGYAEGARLSRTLGGWQVISWALLVALPLMLLLTIANLPAPGAFAKVSAPAWFSFGYVSLFSMLIGFVFWYRGLVQGGIAAVGQLQLFQPFMGLGLAALLLHEQVSWMMLVVTLGAVICVAGAKKYAQ is encoded by the coding sequence ATGGAAAAATCAACAAGCGGGTGGATCAATGGCTTCATAGGCGTCGCCATTTTTGCGGGCTCGTTGCCGGCGACCCGTGTGGCAGTGGCGGCCTTCGAACCTACGTTTCTGACCTGTGCCAGAGCCACAATCGCTGCAATATTGGGTGCACTTTTTTTGATCGTACTGCGCCAGCCGCCACCTAAGCGTGGTGATTTGTCGTCATTGGCGGTAACAGCGCTTGGCGTTGTTATCGGCTTCCCGCTGCTCACGGCACTGGCCCTCCAGCACGTCACCTCTGCTCATTCCATTGTTTTTGTCGGGCTTCTGCCGCTCTGTACCGCAGGGTTTGCCGTTCTGCGCGGTGGTGAGCGACCCCGGCCTCTGTTCTGGTTGTTCTCGTTGACAGGGGCTGGGCTAGTCGTTGGCTATGCGTTGATGAGTGGAGCAGAGGCGTCGGCGGTGGGTGATCTGCTGATGATGGCTGCGGTGGTTGTGTGTGGGTTGGGTTATGCCGAAGGGGCGCGTCTCTCGCGAACATTGGGTGGTTGGCAAGTGATCAGTTGGGCATTGCTTGTAGCGTTGCCGTTAATGCTGCTGTTGACTATCGCTAATCTTCCAGCGCCCGGTGCCTTTGCCAAGGTAAGCGCCCCAGCGTGGTTCAGCTTCGGTTACGTTTCACTGTTCAGCATGCTGATTGGGTTTGTGTTTTGGTACCGCGGGCTCGTCCAGGGTGGCATTGCAGCGGTGGGCCAACTGCAACTCTTTCAGCCGTTCATGGGGCTTGGGCTTGCAGCGTTGCTTTTGCACGAGCAAGTCAGCTGGATGATGCTTGTCGTGACGCTGGGCGCTGTCATTTGTGTTGCCGGGGCCAAGAAATACGCCCAGTAG
- a CDS encoding PLP-dependent aminotransferase family protein yields the protein MKRNGTRIRAVMGEIQSRIASRTYTPGARIPSVRAMAQTMQVSVSTVLEAYERLMAEGALSSRPGAGFYVAGPVAPLVLTELGPKLDRDVDPLWISRQSLETSSDALKPGCGWLPAAWMYEAGMRKALRVAARSDTLELAEYASPWGHPPLRQFLSRRLAGIGIDAPLEQIMLTESGTHAIDLICRFLLEPGDTVLVDDPCYFNFHALLKAHRVKIVGVPYTETGPDIDAFGAALLNHSPRLYITNSGIHNPTGATLSPVTAHRLLKLADASGLVIVEDDIFGDFESTPAPRLSAFDGLSHVIQIGSFSKTISASIRCGYIAARREWIEGLVDLKIATTFGGGRLAADIIHQAITDSGYRKHMESIRLRLAEAMDRTVARLQAIGIEPWMMPQAGMYVWCQLPQGKDAATLARACLNEGVVLAPGNAFSQSRTAGGFLRFNVAQSEDAKIYEVLKRALSA from the coding sequence ATGAAACGCAACGGAACGCGAATTCGAGCGGTCATGGGTGAGATCCAGTCCAGGATTGCCTCACGAACCTACACACCTGGCGCGAGAATTCCTTCCGTCCGCGCAATGGCTCAGACCATGCAAGTATCGGTTTCTACCGTGCTTGAGGCCTATGAACGGTTGATGGCAGAGGGAGCCCTTAGCTCCCGCCCTGGCGCCGGCTTTTACGTAGCCGGGCCAGTGGCGCCATTGGTACTCACCGAGCTCGGCCCCAAACTGGATCGTGACGTCGACCCGCTGTGGATCTCGCGCCAGTCTCTTGAAACGTCCAGCGATGCATTGAAACCAGGCTGCGGCTGGTTACCTGCAGCGTGGATGTACGAAGCCGGCATGCGTAAAGCGCTTCGAGTCGCTGCCCGTTCTGACACGTTGGAACTGGCTGAGTACGCTTCACCGTGGGGGCATCCGCCCCTCCGGCAATTCTTGTCGCGACGACTGGCAGGCATCGGGATCGATGCCCCTCTGGAGCAGATCATGCTCACTGAGTCCGGCACTCACGCCATTGACCTGATTTGCCGTTTCCTGTTAGAGCCAGGAGACACCGTGCTGGTCGACGACCCCTGCTATTTCAATTTTCACGCACTACTGAAAGCCCATAGGGTGAAGATTGTAGGAGTACCGTACACGGAGACGGGCCCAGACATCGATGCATTTGGCGCTGCCTTGCTCAACCACTCTCCCCGGTTGTACATAACCAATTCAGGCATCCACAACCCAACCGGGGCCACCCTGTCTCCGGTCACAGCGCACCGGCTGCTAAAGCTAGCCGACGCCTCTGGCCTGGTAATTGTCGAGGACGACATCTTCGGGGATTTCGAGAGTACTCCGGCCCCACGGCTGTCCGCTTTCGATGGTCTCTCTCATGTCATCCAGATAGGCAGCTTTTCCAAGACCATTTCCGCTTCAATTCGATGCGGTTACATCGCTGCTCGGCGGGAATGGATCGAGGGCCTGGTCGACCTCAAAATTGCGACCACCTTCGGCGGTGGCCGCTTGGCCGCAGACATCATCCATCAAGCGATTACCGATAGTGGGTACCGAAAACACATGGAAAGCATTCGTCTCCGGTTAGCCGAGGCAATGGACAGAACAGTAGCGAGGCTTCAGGCCATTGGAATCGAGCCCTGGATGATGCCCCAGGCAGGCATGTACGTCTGGTGCCAACTCCCTCAAGGTAAGGATGCAGCAACGCTGGCTAGGGCGTGTTTGAATGAAGGTGTAGTGCTAGCACCCGGAAATGCCTTTAGCCAGTCCAGGACTGCGGGGGGGTTCCTCCGTTTCAACGTTGCTCAATCTGAAGACGCAAAAATCTACGAAGTGTTGAAGCGCGCCCTGAGTGCTTAG